The proteins below are encoded in one region of Nitrosomonas ureae:
- a CDS encoding DUF3450 domain-containing protein, with protein sequence MPNHFFKKTALFSSVMILLLSTPVAMGSSLENLAKSLAKIRGEVETLQMQLDLEKEKHGSRISALNSQLADLSVEERRQKLSIEKLQHSIEKLGVTAKQAEQSGESLKPVLLAALGEYRRHIQTGFPFKMEDRVKAINDLENNLINQQIDPNKAVNQAWSLIEDEIRLSKENGIYQQTIMLDGEKVLVDIAKLGTVFLFFQTKDNQSGMARKLAQGGWKFEMVDNAGDRERIRNLFDSLKKQIRQGYFELPNPLKK encoded by the coding sequence ATGCCTAACCATTTTTTTAAAAAAACAGCTTTATTTTCCAGCGTGATGATCTTGCTGTTATCTACGCCTGTAGCGATGGGGAGTAGCCTGGAGAACCTGGCCAAGTCATTGGCCAAAATCCGCGGTGAAGTGGAAACGCTACAAATGCAGCTGGATCTCGAGAAGGAAAAGCACGGCAGCAGAATATCAGCATTGAATTCGCAATTGGCGGATTTGAGTGTTGAAGAGCGGCGGCAAAAACTGAGTATCGAGAAGTTGCAGCATTCCATTGAGAAGCTGGGCGTTACTGCGAAACAGGCGGAGCAATCGGGTGAAAGTTTGAAGCCGGTTCTGCTGGCGGCATTGGGTGAATACCGGCGGCATATTCAAACCGGCTTCCCATTCAAAATGGAAGATCGCGTCAAGGCGATTAATGATCTGGAAAACAATCTGATCAATCAGCAGATAGATCCCAACAAGGCAGTCAACCAGGCGTGGTCATTGATAGAGGATGAAATTCGTCTGAGCAAGGAAAATGGCATTTATCAGCAAACGATAATGCTCGACGGGGAAAAAGTGCTGGTGGATATCGCCAAACTGGGCACGGTATTTCTTTTCTTTCAAACCAAGGATAACCAAAGCGGCATGGCCAGGAAGCTGGCGCAAGGCGGCTGGAAGTTTGAGATGGTGGATAACGCAGGCGATAGGGAGCGAATCAGGAATTTGTTTGATTCATTGAAGAAACAAATTCGCCAGGGTTATTTTGAATTACCGAATCCGTTAAAAAAATGA
- a CDS encoding SH3 domain-containing protein produces MNYLFPFISSFPIKFLGSLLTQVTLCLLALNLIGCASQESVPTPVIEPLPVATVEDESLKKEIDRLEKIIAEKDKIIRDQQVKQNTQAQTLQEVNKEAVRTQVKLHRLATKSSTASAIAETEVSLERLKQAQIPAADQILRVQAHHLVETASVLFTQDQFAAAMNYIAQAKQLIDLITHPSRKKTVDDNNSFFEFNTPIQLHTKTNVNIRTAPNANAKIITLLKKDTKVSANASLGSWLRVQHDQNQGWVFNTGLEARGNNTP; encoded by the coding sequence ATGAATTATTTATTCCCCTTTATATCATCTTTTCCCATTAAATTTTTGGGCTCATTATTAACTCAGGTTACTTTATGCCTTTTGGCCTTAAATTTGATCGGGTGCGCGTCTCAGGAATCCGTTCCAACCCCGGTTATTGAACCCCTACCGGTAGCCACCGTCGAGGATGAAAGCTTAAAAAAAGAAATTGACCGTTTGGAAAAAATAATTGCAGAGAAGGACAAAATAATACGAGATCAGCAGGTTAAACAAAATACTCAAGCGCAAACATTGCAGGAGGTCAATAAAGAGGCGGTCCGTACTCAGGTTAAATTACATCGGTTAGCTACCAAATCCAGCACCGCTTCTGCCATAGCGGAAACTGAAGTAAGCCTAGAGCGCCTGAAACAAGCTCAAATTCCAGCAGCCGATCAAATCCTGCGAGTACAAGCACATCATCTCGTTGAAACGGCCTCGGTCCTTTTTACCCAGGATCAATTTGCTGCAGCCATGAATTACATCGCACAAGCAAAACAGTTGATCGATTTGATCACTCATCCCAGTCGCAAGAAAACAGTCGATGATAACAATTCGTTTTTTGAATTTAATACACCGATACAATTGCACACAAAAACGAATGTCAATATACGCACGGCTCCCAATGCCAATGCCAAAATAATCACCCTGCTGAAAAAAGATACCAAAGTATCAGCAAATGCTAGCCTGGGTTCCTGGTTAAGAGTGCAGCATGACCAGAATCAAGGATGGGTTTTTAACACAGGGCTAGAAGCAAGAGGAAACAACACGCCGTAG
- a CDS encoding group III truncated hemoglobin has protein sequence MNQTPFSMPNPSLYTEEDVAQLVHTFYAKARKDPSLGPIFEAHVIDWDAHFVQMTNFWSAQLRGTSRFRGAPMPKHIALPELTAELFERWLQIFRQTTEELGNPNLQQHANAIASFIAGRLWQGYQISNYPDKQPIALRTL, from the coding sequence ATGAATCAAACGCCTTTTTCCATGCCTAATCCAAGCTTATATACTGAGGAAGATGTAGCACAATTAGTGCATACTTTTTATGCGAAAGCCAGAAAAGATCCTTCACTAGGCCCTATTTTTGAAGCGCATGTGATTGATTGGGATGCACATTTTGTACAAATGACTAATTTCTGGTCAGCACAATTACGCGGGACTAGCAGATTTCGTGGAGCACCGATGCCTAAGCATATTGCACTGCCTGAACTTACTGCCGAGTTATTTGAGCGTTGGTTGCAAATTTTTCGGCAAACCACCGAGGAGTTGGGCAATCCGAATTTACAGCAGCATGCCAACGCCATCGCATCTTTTATCGCAGGTCGATTATGGCAGGGTTATCAAATCAGTAATTATCCTGATAAGCAACCGATAGCGCTTCGTACTCTATAA
- a CDS encoding NAD-dependent malic enzyme, with product MKNLHGRTLLTNPAYTKSTGFTHAERELYGLRGLLPYNVASLDKQIERVLGSLRRKNSAIEKYIFLNALLERNQRLFYRTMINHIEEIMPLVYTPTVGEACREFAHIFRNAQGFYISPEDRGEITTILKNWPEEDIRVIVVTDGERILGLGDLGANGMGISIGKVALYVACAGIHPAQCMPVMLDVGTNNAPLREDPLYLGYPYPRINADAYRSLVDEFVKAVQSRYPNALIQFEDFSSPHAFEFLDRYAPEVRCFNDDIQGTAAVTLAGIYTSCRITKKKFTDLNIMFLGTGSAASGTAELAVNAFIAAGLNQSQAQKRLWFIDRKGLVTAHNENIKPRIKPFAHEHPACSFVDAISTIKPDVLIGATGVAGTFTEAIVREMSAVNERPVIIALSNPTSHTECTAEQAYDWSNGQAIFASGSPFDPVRYKNQLLKPAQGNNAYIFPGIGLGIYASAARLVTQSMFLAAADVLASIVSEQEIHSGAVYPSLTRVREVSHAIAVAVCQVAIQEKLTSLSMPEDLGNYVRSLMYEPNY from the coding sequence ATGAAAAATTTACATGGAAGAACGCTACTGACAAATCCGGCTTATACGAAATCAACCGGATTTACACATGCAGAACGTGAACTTTACGGCCTGCGGGGATTGCTTCCTTACAATGTCGCAAGCCTGGACAAGCAAATAGAACGCGTACTCGGCAGCTTGCGCCGCAAAAATAGCGCCATAGAAAAATATATATTCTTAAATGCCCTGCTGGAGCGCAATCAACGGCTTTTTTATCGCACCATGATTAATCATATCGAAGAGATTATGCCATTAGTCTATACTCCTACCGTTGGGGAAGCTTGCAGGGAATTTGCACATATTTTCAGGAATGCACAAGGATTCTATATTTCCCCTGAAGACCGCGGAGAAATTACCACCATCCTAAAAAACTGGCCCGAAGAAGATATCCGGGTCATTGTTGTGACCGATGGAGAACGGATTTTAGGCTTGGGAGATTTAGGCGCCAATGGCATGGGTATCTCCATCGGAAAAGTCGCTTTGTATGTTGCATGCGCCGGAATTCATCCGGCACAATGCATGCCGGTCATGCTCGACGTAGGCACCAATAATGCCCCCTTGCGCGAAGACCCATTATATCTGGGTTACCCCTACCCGCGTATTAACGCTGATGCTTACCGCTCGCTGGTGGATGAATTTGTAAAAGCAGTGCAATCACGCTACCCGAATGCATTGATACAGTTTGAAGATTTCTCGTCGCCGCATGCATTTGAATTTTTAGATCGCTACGCCCCGGAAGTACGGTGTTTTAACGACGATATACAAGGGACTGCTGCAGTTACTTTAGCGGGTATTTATACCTCATGCCGTATTACCAAGAAAAAATTCACCGACCTGAATATCATGTTCTTGGGCACAGGATCTGCTGCAAGCGGAACTGCAGAACTGGCCGTGAATGCATTCATTGCCGCTGGGTTAAACCAATCGCAAGCACAGAAAAGACTTTGGTTCATCGATAGAAAAGGTCTTGTAACTGCGCACAACGAAAATATTAAACCCCGCATCAAACCTTTTGCACATGAGCACCCTGCTTGCAGTTTCGTAGATGCCATCAGCACGATCAAACCGGATGTACTGATTGGTGCCACGGGCGTAGCAGGAACATTCACCGAAGCTATTGTACGAGAAATGTCTGCAGTTAATGAACGTCCGGTTATTATCGCTTTATCGAATCCAACCTCGCATACCGAGTGCACGGCTGAGCAAGCTTATGATTGGAGTAATGGACAAGCCATTTTTGCCAGCGGGAGCCCGTTTGATCCCGTAAGATACAAGAATCAATTACTTAAGCCTGCACAAGGCAATAACGCTTATATTTTTCCAGGCATAGGCCTCGGTATTTATGCCAGTGCCGCCCGACTGGTAACACAAAGCATGTTTTTGGCCGCCGCAGATGTTTTAGCAAGCATTGTTTCGGAACAAGAAATTCACAGCGGCGCAGTTTACCCTTCACTGACCCGCGTACGTGAAGTCTCTCATGCTATCGCTGTCGCCGTCTGCCAAGTGGCTATCCAAGAAAAACTGACAAGTTTGAGTATGCCGGAAGATCTTGGCAACTATGTCAGATCATTGATGTATGAACCCAATTATTAG
- a CDS encoding sensor domain-containing diguanylate cyclase, with protein MKIKSKIIVFSILATLIPAVGLGILSFQQNDAMINENVTRELRALANYAGRESDLWIKEQALVARDLATSISTSKILIEGLSLENQPQKNTSKAQQGALELYLKSVHRRLEDVLELTVVDVEGGIVASNVASPLSVTLSQNWPEDASIQGDVVISPEWNENYATAILSVSVPILSIDDYILGALIVTFDMRGIQSGLKDKVKSPLGEVLLLDKAGNIMLASDIGILKTNESRLLDPDVMKLLKDNPGEYEIFLGPQQEKVVGLAYESEKLSVTIIAFRSYESVYSAWEQQRNLFAGLISIIIFLVTAIALRMSHAIVAPLQKLINATEKIVEGDLNVELINSQRDEVGQLTQRFNQMTDKLRQNQIEITAASDAMQKKNHLLETLSVTDSLTGLYNRNKLNVIISDQLARYERNKRPFAVLMIDVDHFKTFNDNLGHVAGDEVIAAVAKKISQSIRNVDFAARYGGDEFIIILTETAVNEAMKTAERIRAQVANVHCSSLNKTLRVTLSIGIIQSEPEDISLTTLLARVDSALYQAKRSGRNQVHCVAPIPKVKQQHS; from the coding sequence TTGAAGATTAAAAGCAAAATTATTGTTTTCTCTATTCTGGCTACACTGATTCCTGCTGTAGGGTTGGGTATATTGTCGTTTCAGCAAAATGACGCGATGATCAACGAGAATGTTACGCGTGAGCTACGTGCCCTGGCTAACTATGCCGGCCGGGAGTCGGATCTATGGATTAAGGAGCAGGCTCTGGTTGCGCGTGATCTTGCAACATCTATTTCCACTTCTAAAATTCTTATTGAGGGATTATCTTTAGAAAATCAGCCGCAGAAAAATACATCCAAGGCTCAGCAAGGAGCCCTGGAGCTTTATCTGAAATCAGTGCATAGGCGGCTGGAGGATGTATTGGAATTGACGGTGGTTGATGTGGAAGGTGGAATAGTTGCAAGTAATGTAGCATCACCTTTATCAGTGACATTATCACAGAACTGGCCGGAAGATGCTTCTATTCAGGGCGATGTCGTCATTTCCCCGGAGTGGAATGAAAATTATGCAACTGCAATCTTAAGCGTGTCGGTACCCATATTATCGATTGATGATTATATCCTGGGGGCGTTGATTGTAACGTTTGATATGCGCGGCATTCAGTCAGGCTTAAAAGATAAAGTTAAATCGCCTCTCGGTGAAGTTCTGTTGTTAGATAAAGCCGGAAATATAATGTTAGCCAGTGATATAGGGATTCTGAAGACAAATGAGTCCAGGCTGCTTGATCCCGATGTAATGAAACTCTTAAAAGACAACCCGGGAGAATATGAGATTTTTCTTGGGCCACAGCAAGAAAAAGTGGTCGGTCTGGCGTACGAATCAGAGAAACTTTCTGTCACGATAATTGCATTCAGAAGCTATGAATCTGTTTATTCGGCTTGGGAACAGCAACGTAATTTGTTTGCTGGCCTGATCAGTATCATTATTTTTCTGGTGACAGCCATTGCATTACGGATGAGCCATGCCATTGTGGCTCCTTTGCAAAAACTGATTAACGCCACAGAGAAGATTGTGGAAGGTGATCTTAACGTCGAATTAATCAATTCGCAACGTGATGAAGTAGGCCAACTTACCCAAAGATTTAATCAGATGACTGATAAGCTGCGGCAGAATCAGATAGAAATTACTGCTGCCAGTGATGCCATGCAGAAGAAAAATCACTTATTGGAAACGCTATCGGTTACCGATAGTTTAACGGGGCTTTATAACCGTAATAAACTGAATGTGATCATTAGCGATCAGCTGGCTCGATATGAACGGAATAAACGTCCTTTCGCTGTACTGATGATCGACGTTGATCATTTTAAGACTTTTAATGATAACCTCGGACACGTAGCAGGTGATGAGGTTATCGCTGCGGTAGCGAAAAAAATCTCACAATCAATTCGCAACGTTGATTTCGCCGCCCGTTATGGGGGTGATGAGTTCATCATCATTCTGACTGAAACCGCTGTAAATGAAGCGATGAAAACCGCGGAGCGGATACGTGCACAAGTTGCGAATGTGCATTGCAGTTCGCTCAATAAAACGCTCAGAGTTACGCTGAGTATCGGGATTATTCAAAGTGAACCGGAAGATATATCTTTGACTACGCTACTAGCCCGGGTGGATAGCGCGTTGTACCAAGCCAAGCGCTCCGGGCGTAATCAAGTCCACTGTGTAGCGCCTATACCGAAAGTAAAGCAGCAACACAGTTGA
- a CDS encoding DUF2254 domain-containing protein produces the protein MPSIISTDQLRFYINRLRERLWVKPLVACLLSIAAALAAKLADGTELGLILPTIKPEPVETILSIMAASMLVIATFAVTSMVSAYASASSTATPRSFSLVIGDDRSQNALSTFIGAFIYSIVALTAMKNGYFEAAGRFTLFILTAIVFGVVIITFVRWVDSIARLGRIGTTIAKVEHATAQALMLRQKAPTLDGIPVVSQVHGWAVFASHVGYVQHIDIAALETWARKNEGRVVIAALPGTFAAPGRELAYISTCSGEITENDKQQVIQSFQIGNNRLFDDDPRFGLVVLSEIACRALSPAVNDPGTAINIIGTLVRLFVLWNNPPSKTEDEHAARYGRVEVPEISIHDMFDDAFTGIARDGAGTVEVMIRLQKALQSLVLIGDASMQEAAKHHARLALKRAQLALNLTEDLATVCNAAAFASTDVSPRNLQGLSGDGVQNHRAP, from the coding sequence ATGCCCTCTATAATCTCAACCGACCAATTAAGATTTTATATCAATCGACTACGCGAACGCCTCTGGGTAAAACCCTTGGTGGCTTGCCTGCTGTCGATCGCTGCGGCGCTCGCAGCCAAACTCGCAGATGGCACCGAGTTGGGATTAATTCTTCCCACAATTAAACCCGAGCCTGTTGAAACCATACTTTCCATCATGGCTGCCAGCATGCTGGTGATTGCCACCTTTGCAGTAACCTCCATGGTTTCGGCCTATGCTTCGGCAAGCAGCACAGCAACACCGCGATCATTTTCATTGGTGATCGGCGATGATCGATCACAGAATGCGCTATCGACATTCATTGGCGCTTTCATATACAGCATTGTGGCTTTGACGGCCATGAAGAACGGTTATTTCGAAGCAGCAGGACGTTTTACACTTTTCATCCTCACGGCCATTGTATTCGGCGTGGTGATCATAACGTTTGTGCGTTGGGTGGACAGCATTGCTCGTCTGGGCCGCATCGGGACCACCATCGCCAAGGTTGAGCACGCAACTGCCCAAGCGTTGATGCTCCGGCAGAAGGCGCCCACCCTCGATGGTATACCGGTAGTATCACAGGTTCACGGATGGGCAGTATTCGCGTCACATGTAGGCTATGTACAGCATATCGATATTGCAGCCCTTGAGACATGGGCGAGAAAGAATGAAGGTCGAGTAGTGATTGCGGCTTTGCCCGGGACATTTGCAGCTCCCGGCCGAGAATTGGCCTACATCAGCACTTGTTCGGGAGAAATAACAGAGAACGACAAACAACAAGTCATCCAATCGTTTCAAATCGGAAACAACCGGCTTTTCGATGATGATCCGCGATTCGGTCTGGTGGTTTTATCGGAGATTGCCTGCCGCGCATTGTCTCCCGCGGTCAATGATCCCGGCACGGCTATCAATATTATTGGCACATTGGTGCGGCTTTTTGTTCTGTGGAATAACCCTCCCTCCAAAACTGAAGATGAGCATGCCGCGAGGTATGGTCGCGTGGAAGTCCCCGAGATTTCAATTCACGACATGTTCGATGATGCTTTCACCGGTATCGCTCGTGACGGTGCCGGCACGGTGGAGGTGATGATCAGGTTGCAGAAAGCGCTTCAATCCCTCGTCTTGATTGGAGATGCATCGATGCAGGAAGCCGCCAAGCATCATGCACGGCTGGCGTTGAAACGCGCACAACTCGCTCTGAATCTGACAGAAGATTTGGCAACCGTATGCAATGCCGCTGCATTTGCAAGCACGGATGTATCACCCAGGAATCTGCAAGGTTTATCCGGTGATGGCGTTCAGAATCATCGAGCGCCATGA
- a CDS encoding SulP family inorganic anion transporter, translating to MTRKDVQRDFLASVVVFLVALPLCMGIAIASGVPPVKGIITGIVGGLVVGFLAGCPLQISGPAAGLTVLVFDMIQRFGVDKLGIVVLAAGAIQILAGFLQLGQWFRAVSPAVIQGMLAGIGVLILASQFHIMIGDTPKESGLENILTIPEAMRKGLIPHEGDDPSHWVSAHIGILTIAVIILWQFLVPKRFQFIPAPLVGVLVASGVAYVQNLSIDYIEFQDSLGSSIDFLRMEDFSSLLDPSLLSMAIAIAFIASAETLLCATAVDQMHLGSRTRYNREMSAQGMGNLLCGFLGALPMTGVIVRSKANIQSGGRTRVSAILHGGWLLLFAGLFPQILERVPIASLAALLVYTGYTLINVQAIRTLSMFGRGEVAVYAVTLVTIVTTNLLIGVLAGLGVALAKLIYSTNTLKVSVDPGMNDKPISIKFSGAATFVSLPKMANILDDIPLKRNVHLDFDDLRYIDHACLNLLVSWKRFYEARNGTVSFDWKTLENRLLGGKWGQE from the coding sequence ATGACGCGGAAAGATGTGCAACGTGATTTTTTGGCGTCCGTTGTGGTATTTCTGGTGGCATTGCCGTTGTGCATGGGCATTGCCATTGCTTCCGGTGTCCCTCCCGTGAAGGGCATTATCACCGGTATTGTCGGTGGCCTGGTGGTCGGATTTCTTGCCGGTTGTCCGCTGCAGATCAGCGGCCCGGCTGCCGGTTTGACCGTACTTGTCTTCGATATGATCCAGCGTTTTGGCGTAGACAAACTAGGGATAGTGGTTCTGGCGGCAGGCGCCATTCAAATCCTGGCGGGATTTCTCCAGTTGGGCCAATGGTTCCGGGCCGTTTCCCCGGCAGTTATTCAAGGGATGTTAGCGGGAATCGGCGTGCTCATCCTGGCAAGCCAATTTCACATCATGATTGGGGACACGCCCAAGGAAAGCGGGCTTGAGAATATTTTGACCATTCCCGAAGCGATGAGGAAAGGGTTGATTCCTCATGAGGGGGATGACCCGAGCCATTGGGTGTCGGCCCACATTGGAATTCTCACGATCGCAGTCATTATTCTTTGGCAATTCCTGGTGCCCAAAAGATTTCAATTTATCCCGGCTCCCTTGGTGGGGGTATTGGTCGCCAGTGGAGTAGCCTATGTGCAAAATCTCTCTATCGATTATATTGAATTCCAAGATAGCCTCGGCAGCTCGATCGATTTTCTGAGAATGGAGGATTTTTCCTCCCTTCTCGATCCGTCCCTATTGTCCATGGCAATCGCCATTGCCTTTATCGCCAGCGCGGAAACCCTCTTATGCGCCACTGCCGTCGACCAAATGCATTTGGGTTCGCGAACCCGATATAACCGGGAAATGTCCGCTCAGGGAATGGGCAATCTTTTGTGTGGATTCCTTGGCGCTTTACCCATGACCGGGGTGATTGTCCGCAGCAAAGCCAATATTCAGAGTGGAGGCCGAACCCGTGTTTCAGCCATTTTGCATGGTGGATGGTTACTGCTTTTTGCCGGACTTTTCCCGCAAATACTCGAACGGGTTCCCATCGCGAGCTTGGCCGCCCTTCTCGTGTATACCGGCTATACCCTCATCAATGTGCAGGCTATCCGAACACTTTCAATGTTCGGCCGGGGAGAAGTCGCCGTATATGCGGTGACCCTGGTGACCATTGTGACAACTAACCTCTTGATAGGCGTGCTTGCAGGGCTCGGTGTGGCACTTGCGAAGCTGATTTATTCAACCAACACCCTTAAGGTTTCCGTCGACCCAGGGATGAACGACAAACCGATTTCCATCAAATTCTCCGGTGCCGCCACGTTCGTAAGTCTTCCCAAGATGGCCAATATCCTGGACGACATTCCATTGAAGAGAAATGTACATCTCGATTTCGATGATCTACGCTATATTGATCACGCATGCCTTAACTTGTTGGTCTCATGGAAGAGATTTTATGAAGCCAGAAATGGAACAGTGTCTTTCGATTGGAAGACGTTGGAAAACAGGTTACTTGGAGGAAAATGGGGACAGGAGTAG